One genomic segment of Impatiens glandulifera chromosome 6, dImpGla2.1, whole genome shotgun sequence includes these proteins:
- the LOC124943187 gene encoding putative disease resistance protein RGA3 has product MVDAALISGLLSNLAPLMKDEFSLFRNFKKEVQKLSSTLSSISSVLEDAERRNVQEKDKQTEDWLRKLKDVAYEVRDIMDECTFEDLRLQVKRLNASSSTRIKVISSITHPFSSTWTRLKVGHKIKDVQEKLDQISSARQKLHLRESIHDSKLNKFTSSWRETMSLSSCNQVYGRDEEKKKIVDILVNTSNVSVAKKLSVLPIVGIGGIGKTTLAQIVFNDEEIVKHFETKIWVCVSDEFDIKLVIKAIIGATNEISLDILQKMIQDKLKGKRYLIVLDDVWNENVDAWDQLRSILDCGSKGAFVLTTTRKRNVAEIMKTIQHFQLSLLSNDDCWLLFAERAFMCGTPKTPNFVDIGKRIAIKCKGVPLVAKTLGSQLGFNDDEKEWCRIRDSEIWEISQNENSILSILKLSYYDLPYHLRRCFVFCAIFIKDAEIEKKRLIQLWMAHDLIPTVKNQTIEDTGNTIWKELCWRSFFQDEKLDWSGNEICKIHDLMHDLSKSVMKDECYTLDANSSSDGTRREIRHVMVMVNESFKTSVHALNEIGGLQSMILNGRDVDGNVTKQILLSVWKEFPALRVLELRCDAQYLCYMGCLRHLRYLDISDNIMITTLPDSICDLLNLQTLKLNYCLQLESLPRNTRDLINLRHLYLEGCCSLKYMPRGMEQLKHLKTLSWFVIGKKERYCQLDELKDLDIGGSLTIKNLGRVSDASMERG; this is encoded by the coding sequence ATGGTTGATGCAGCTCTAATCAGTGGCCTTCTTTCAAACTTGGCACCTCTGATGAAGGATGAATTCTCGTTGTTTAGGAATTTTAAGAAGGAGGTTCAAAAGCTATCGAGCACCCTATCTTCAATTAGTTCTGTACTTGAGGATGCTGAGAGAAGGAATGTGCAGGAGAAGGACAAACAAACGGAAGATTGGTTGCGGAAACTCAAAGATGTGGCGTATGAGGTTCGAGACATCATGGATGAGTGCACCTTTGAAGATCTTCGTCTTCAAGTCAAAAGGCTTAATGCCTCCTCTTCAACCCGAATCAAGGTAATCAGCTCAATAACCCATCCTTTTAGTAGTACTTGGACACGTCTAAAAGTTGGTCACAAAATTAAGGATGTTCAAGAAAAACTGGACCAAATTTCTTCAGCACGCCAAAAGTTACATTTGCGTGAATCTATTCATGACTCAAAATTAAACAAGTTTACTAGTAGTTGGCGTGAAACCATGTCTCTTTCTAGTTGTAATCAAGTATATGGGAGAGATGAGGAGAAGAAAAAGATTGTTGATATTCTAGTCAATACATCTAATGTTAGTGTTGCTAAAAAGCTATCTGTTCTGCCCATTGTTGGAATTGGGGGTATTGGTAAAACAACACTTGCCCAAATAGTCTTCAATGACGAGGAGATTGTTAAGCATTTTGAAACCAAAATCTGGGTTTGTGTTTCTGatgaatttgatattaaattgGTGATCAAAGCCATCATAGGAGCAACAAATGAAATTTCCTTAGATATATTGCAGAAAATGATTCAAGATAAATTGAAAGGGAAAAGATATTTGATTGTATTAGATGATGTTTGGAATGAAAACGTTGATGCATGGGATCAGTTGAGATCTATTTTGGATTGTGGATCAAAGGGTGCATTCGTCCTTACAACGACACGTAAAAGAAATGTGGCGGAAATCATGAAAACGATTCAACATTTTCAATTATCATTGCTCTCTAACGATGATTGTTGGCTACTCTTTGCAGAGCGTGCATTTATGTGTGGAACACCAAAAACTCCAAACTTTGTTGATATTGGAAAAAGAATAGCTATAAAATGTAAGGGTGTTCCCTTAGTTGCCAAGACATTGGGAAGTCAATTGGGGTTCAATGATGACGAAAAGGAATGGTGCAGAATAAGAGATAGTGAGATATGGGAGATTTCACAAAATGAAAATTCGATCTTATCTATTCTAAAATTGAGTTACTATGATCTCCCTTATCATTTGAGAAGATGTTTTGTGTTTTGTGCTATATTTATAAAGGACgctgaaattgaaaagaagAGATTAATTCAATTGTGGATGGCCCATGATTTAATTCCTACGGTTAAAAACCAAACAATTGAAGATACTGGGAATACAATTTGGAAGGAGTTGTGTTGGAGATCATTTTTTCAAGACGAGAAATTAGATTGGTCTGGAAATGAAATATGTAAGATACATGATCTTATGCATGATCTTTCTAAATCTGTCATGAAAGATGAATGTTATACATTGGACGCTAATAGCTCAAGTGATGGTACAAGACGAGAAATTCGTCATGTAATGGTAATGGTTAATGAATCTTTCAAAACATCAGTTCATGCTCTTAATGAAATTGGAGGGTTGCAATCAATGATTCTCAATGGCAGAGATGTTGATGGAAATGTCACAAAGCAGATTTTGTTGAGTGTCTGGAAGGAATTTCCGGCTTTACGTGTCCTTGAACTAAGATGCGATGCACAATATTTGTGTTATATGGGATGTCTAAGACATCTTAGATACTTAGACATTTCTGataatattatgataacaacGTTGCCTGATAGTATATGTGATCTTTTGAACTTACAAACTCTGAAGCTCAATTATTGTCTTCAGCTTGAAAGTTTGCCAAGAAATACGAGAGACCTTATTAACTTGAGACATCTTTATTTGGAGGGTTGTTGTAGTTTAAAATATATGCCTAGAGGGATGGAGCAATTGAAACATTTGAAGACATTAAGCTGGTTTGTGATAGGCAAGAAGGAGAGATACTGTCAACTCGATGAATTAAAAGATTTGGATATCGGCGGATCATTGACAATTAAAAATCTTGGAAGAGTTAGTGATGCATCTATGGAAAGGGGATAA